The Asticcacaulis sp. MM231 genomic interval TGCCAACGACCTGATCAATCTTTCGGACGCCTTCGTGGCGGCCTGGCTGCCAGGGACAGAAGGCAAGGGCGTGTCGGACGTGCTCTTTGGGCATAAGGACTTCAAGGGCCGGCTGTCGTTCGACTGGCCATCGGCCACATGCCCATCCAAAGCACAGCCGCTCTTCGCCTTGGGCTATGGCCTCAGCTATGCTAAATCGGGAAGCGTGGGCGAACTGCCTGTGTCTGTCCCGGTTGAGTGCCAATGAGCGCCATAAAAAAAATCGTCATTGTGGGCGGCGGAACGGCGGGCTGGATGTCCGCCGCGATGCTGGCCAAGCTGTCGAAGAACAGCCTCGCCATCGAGCTGGTGGAATCCGAGGAGATCGGCACGATCGGGGTGGGCGAGGCCACCATCCCGGCGATCAAAAAATTCAACCATCTGCTCGAACTCGATGAGACCGACTTCATCCGAAACACGCAGGCGACCTTTAAGCTCGGCATCGAGTTCACCGACTGGGGGCAGGTCGGCAGCAGCTATATTCACGGCTTTGGCAAGATCGGTCAGAATCTCGGCTGGCTCAGAATGCACCAGTATTGGCTGAAACTGCGCGGCACCGGCAAGGTGTCCGATGTCTTCGCCGACTATTCGATCAATACCGCGGCTGCCTACGCCAACAGGTTCGTGCGCGCGCGGCCTGACATGAAGGCGTCACCGCTCAACGATATCGCCTACGCCTACCATTTCGACGCCGGCCTCTATGCGCAATATCTGCGCCGCTATGCCGAAAACCTTGGCGTTAAACGCACCGAAGGCCGGATCGTCAAGGTCAACCAACGCGCCACGGATGGCTTTATCGAAGGCGTGGTGCTGGAAAGCGGCGCGGTCATCAAAGGCGATCTGTTTATCGACTGCTCCGGTATGCGCGCGCTTTTGATCGAGCAGACGCTTGGCGCTGGCTTTGAGGACTGGTCGCACTGGTTGCCGTGTGATCGCGCGGTTACGGTGCCTTGTTCTTTTGAGCGCTCAGACGCCGCGCCGGCCATCGGAAAATCGGTGCTTTTGACGCCCTATACGCGCTCGATCGCACGGCCGGCCGGATGGCAATGGCGCATTCCCTTACAGCACCGCATCGGTAACGGTCACGTCTTTGCCTCGCGGTTTATGAGTGATGACGAGGCGACGGCGATCCTGATGGATAATCTCGACGGCGAGGCGCTGACCGATCCGCGCATCATCCGCTTTCGCACGGGTAAGCGCCGCAAGGTGTGGGACAAGAACGTCGTGGCCGTGGGCCTGTCGTCGGGCTTTATGGAGCCACTGGAATCGACCTCAATCCAGTTGGTGCAGAGCGTGGTCATGCGCCTGATCGCCTTCTTTCCGGATGCCGGGTTTGCGCCCGCGCAGAGCGACAGTTTCAACGCTCTTGTCGATGAGGAATACCGTGATATCCGCGACTTCCTGATCACGCATTACAAAATCACCCAGCGTGACGACACCCCAATGTGGCGCCAGTGCCGTGATATGGATATTCCTGAGCCGTTACGCGAACGTCTGGCGCTGTGGCGTGCGGCCGGGCGGTTCTTCAAGAAGGGCGAGGAGCTTTTCGCCGACGAGAGCTGGATACAGGTTCTTATTGGACAGGGGCTGATACCGGAAAGCTACGATCCGTTTGTGAATTCTGCGATCGGAAGATGAGATCATTAAATATCTCAACGACATCAGCCGGGTGATAGACAAATGCGTGGCCGCCATGCCGACCCACGCCGACTATATAGAGGCCGTCTGCAAGGCCTGACATCAAGGGAGGAAATCATGCGATTTTCGATAAAGTGGCTGATGGTGATAGCGATTCTGGCCCTACCGATGATGGCTCAGGCTGGGCCAGTCAGGGTGTGGCAGACCAATGCCGACCAGTCGAAATTGCTGGCACAACAGCCGGATATCGCTTTTAGTGAATCGGCCACAGGCACGGTGATCACTGTAGACCCAAAACAAAAGTTTCAGACCATGGTGGGCTTTGGTGCCGCCATGACCGACGCTTCGGCCGATTTGATCCGCAACCATATGTCGGCCAGCCAGCGCGACGCACTTATGGATGATCTGTTTGGAAAGAAGGGGCTGGATTTCAGCTTTATGCGCCTCACCATCGGTGCCTCGGATTTTTCCAGCACGCATTATACCTATGACGATATGCCGGCGGGGCAGACCGATCCGGACATGGCGCATTTCTCGATAAATGCCGCCAGGACCGATGTCCTCCCCGCCGTGAAGCAGGCCCTGGCGATAAATTCGAAACTGACCATCATGGCCTCGCCGTGGTCGGCACCCGGCTGGATGAAGACAACCGACAGCCTGATTCAGGGCTCGCTCAAGCCTGAGGCCTATACCTATTTCGCCGATTATTTGTCGCGCTATATCAAGGCCATGCAGGCGGAAGGCGTGCCCATTTCCTTATTGACCCTGCAAAATGAACCCGGCTTCGAGCCGGATACCTATCCGGGTATGCGCGTGGAACCTTCGTCGCGCGCCGCCTTTATCGGCGGTTATCTGGGGCCGAAATTCAAGGCCGAAGACTTGAAGACGCAAATTCTCGACTATGACCACAACTGGGATACGCCGTCTTCACCGCTGACGGTTCTGGCCGACGCCCGGGCCAATCCGTCCGTCGCCGGTGTGGCCTGGCATTGCTACGCGGGTGATGTGGCGGCGCAAGGCGCCGTGCACGACGCCTATCCCGACAAGGACGCCTATTTCACCGAATGCTCCGGCGGCGAATGGGCGCCGGAGTTCGACAAGACCTTTGCCTGGACGGTCAAGAACCTGATCATCGGCTCGACACGTCACTGGTCAAAAGGCGTGCTCATGTGGAACCTGGCGCTCGATGAGAACTTCGGACCGCACAAGGGTGGCTGCAGCGATTGCCGTGGTATCGTGACGATCAATTCCAAGACCGGCGAGGTTAAGAAAAACATCGAATACTATGCCTTTGGCCATGC includes:
- a CDS encoding glycoside hydrolase family 30 beta sandwich domain-containing protein, translating into MRFSIKWLMVIAILALPMMAQAGPVRVWQTNADQSKLLAQQPDIAFSESATGTVITVDPKQKFQTMVGFGAAMTDASADLIRNHMSASQRDALMDDLFGKKGLDFSFMRLTIGASDFSSTHYTYDDMPAGQTDPDMAHFSINAARTDVLPAVKQALAINSKLTIMASPWSAPGWMKTTDSLIQGSLKPEAYTYFADYLSRYIKAMQAEGVPISLLTLQNEPGFEPDTYPGMRVEPSSRAAFIGGYLGPKFKAEDLKTQILDYDHNWDTPSSPLTVLADARANPSVAGVAWHCYAGDVAAQGAVHDAYPDKDAYFTECSGGEWAPEFDKTFAWTVKNLIIGSTRHWSKGVLMWNLALDENFGPHKGGCSDCRGIVTINSKTGEVKKNIEYYAFGHASKFVKVGAVRVASNEMDGLSNVAFRNQDGSLVLIVLNTRTQASTFSVKAAGKAFAYALPAGAVASFVWKP